Proteins from one Homalodisca vitripennis isolate AUS2020 chromosome 3, UT_GWSS_2.1, whole genome shotgun sequence genomic window:
- the LOC124357073 gene encoding uncharacterized protein LOC124357073 isoform X5 encodes MDSVTTCLVPFLKDDILDTKYEDSQFIERLVIKDDLEILNIYPNYNLKIPYVKLEKYDVSNLLDGKYELQPSTSDEKTSPLQDGNESRTVEPKTIHLIPLYKTEPSLPLKDEQDCRKPSIAKTDTIQLVPVIKKELSICNDEMDLEQAKLVSTMVYADTCL; translated from the exons ATGGATTCTGTAACTACCTGTTTAGTCCCATTTTTGAAAGATGATATTTTGGATACAAAATATGAGGATAGTCAG TTCATAGAAAGACTGGTGATAAAGGATGATCTAGAAATACTCAATATTTACccaaactataatttaaaaattccatacGTGAAGCTGGAAAAGTATGATGTAAGCAATTTACTTGATGGGAAATATGAATTGCAGCCTTCAACATCAGATGAAAAAACTTCACCATTACAG GATGGTAATGAATCCAGAACTGTTGAGCCCAAGACAATACACTTAATACCATTGTACAAGACTGAACCATCCTTACCTTTGAAAGATGAGCAG GATTGTAGGAAGCCCAGCATTGCCAAGACGGATACAATACAATTAGTACCAGTGATCAAGAAGGAACTTTCTATCTGCAATGACGAGATGGACTTGGAACAG GCAAAATTGGTTTCGACGATGGTGTATGCCGATACATGTCTCTAA
- the LOC124357073 gene encoding uncharacterized protein LOC124357073 isoform X6, whose protein sequence is MDSVTTCLVPFLKDDILDTKYEDSQFIERLVIKDDLEILNIYPNYNLKIPYVKLEKYDVSNLLDGKYELQPSTSDEKTSPLQDGNESRTVEPKTIHLIPLYKTEPSLPLKDEQDCRKPSIAKTDTIQLVPVIKKELSICNDEMDLEQAKWFFR, encoded by the exons ATGGATTCTGTAACTACCTGTTTAGTCCCATTTTTGAAAGATGATATTTTGGATACAAAATATGAGGATAGTCAG TTCATAGAAAGACTGGTGATAAAGGATGATCTAGAAATACTCAATATTTACccaaactataatttaaaaattccatacGTGAAGCTGGAAAAGTATGATGTAAGCAATTTACTTGATGGGAAATATGAATTGCAGCCTTCAACATCAGATGAAAAAACTTCACCATTACAG GATGGTAATGAATCCAGAACTGTTGAGCCCAAGACAATACACTTAATACCATTGTACAAGACTGAACCATCCTTACCTTTGAAAGATGAGCAG GATTGTAGGAAGCCCAGCATTGCCAAGACGGATACAATACAATTAGTACCAGTGATCAAGAAGGAACTTTCTATCTGCAATGACGAGATGGACTTGGAACAG